One part of the Streptomyces nigra genome encodes these proteins:
- a CDS encoding SOS response-associated peptidase: MCGRYASTRSPEDLAQLFRVTEWHPEEALEPSWNVAPTDDVWAVLERRPRGAGEDAPPARMLRPLRWGLVPSWAKDPRTGARLINARVETVHEKPAFRRAFVKRRCLLPADGFYEWEQVRDETSGKVRKQPYFIHPEDGGVLALAGLYEFWRDPAVKDDDDPAAWLLSCTIITTEATDAAGRVHPRMPLALPPDHYDTWLDPRHESTDDLRALLVQPAEGHLAARPVSTAVNSVRNNGPQLVEERT; the protein is encoded by the coding sequence ATGTGCGGCCGTTACGCCTCCACCCGCAGCCCCGAGGACCTGGCCCAGCTGTTCCGGGTGACCGAGTGGCACCCGGAGGAGGCCCTGGAACCCAGCTGGAACGTGGCCCCGACCGACGACGTCTGGGCCGTCCTGGAACGCCGGCCGCGCGGCGCCGGCGAGGACGCCCCGCCTGCGCGGATGCTGCGCCCGCTGCGCTGGGGCCTGGTGCCGTCCTGGGCGAAGGACCCGCGGACCGGCGCGCGGCTGATCAACGCGCGGGTGGAGACCGTGCACGAGAAGCCCGCGTTCCGCCGCGCCTTCGTCAAGCGCCGGTGCCTGCTCCCCGCGGACGGCTTCTACGAGTGGGAGCAGGTCCGGGACGAGACGTCCGGGAAGGTGCGCAAGCAGCCGTACTTCATCCACCCCGAGGACGGCGGTGTCCTCGCCCTCGCCGGGCTGTACGAGTTCTGGCGCGACCCGGCCGTCAAGGACGACGACGACCCGGCCGCCTGGCTGCTGAGCTGCACCATCATCACCACCGAGGCCACCGACGCGGCCGGACGCGTCCACCCCCGGATGCCGCTCGCCCTCCCGCCCGACCACTACGACACCTGGCTCGACCCCCGGCACGAGTCCACCGACGACCTGCGCGCCCTGCTGGTCCAGCCGGCCGAGGGCCATCTGGCCGCCCGCCCCGTCTCCACGGCGGTCAACAGCGTCCGCAACAACGGCCCCCAACTGGTGGAGGAACGGACGTAG
- a CDS encoding threo-3-hydroxy-L-aspartate ammonia-lyase produces the protein MTTTTPTVTLDDVRDAAARLEGVAHRTPVLRSHTLDGRVGAEVFLKCENFQRVGAFKFRGAYNAVSRLTPEQLARGVAAYSSGNHAQAVALAARELGTTAVIVMPEDAPPSKRAATEGYGAEIVTYDRYTGDRVAIAEALAAERGLTLIPPYEHPHIMAGQGTAALELLEEAGEVDMLLVPVGGGGLMAGSATAAKALYPGIRVTGVEPEAGDDTRRSLAEGRRVGVPVPRTIADGQAVHIPGELTFSVNRRLVDDIALVSDDEIRDAMRFAFERLRIVVEPSGASGLAALLAGRTGPLPRRVGVIVSGGNVDAARFAELCAPGA, from the coding sequence GTGACGACCACCACCCCGACGGTCACCCTGGACGACGTACGGGACGCGGCCGCGCGGCTCGAGGGCGTGGCCCACCGCACGCCGGTGCTGCGCTCGCACACGCTCGACGGACGCGTCGGCGCCGAGGTGTTCCTGAAGTGCGAGAACTTCCAGCGGGTCGGTGCCTTCAAGTTCCGCGGCGCCTACAACGCGGTGTCCCGGCTGACCCCGGAGCAGCTCGCCCGGGGCGTAGCCGCCTACTCGTCCGGGAACCACGCCCAGGCCGTCGCGCTCGCCGCCCGTGAGCTCGGGACCACCGCGGTGATCGTCATGCCCGAGGACGCCCCGCCCTCGAAGCGGGCCGCGACCGAGGGCTACGGCGCCGAGATCGTCACCTACGACCGCTACACCGGCGACCGCGTGGCGATCGCGGAGGCGCTGGCCGCCGAGCGGGGCCTGACCCTGATCCCGCCCTACGAGCACCCGCACATCATGGCCGGGCAGGGCACCGCCGCCCTCGAACTGCTCGAGGAGGCGGGGGAGGTGGACATGCTGCTGGTGCCCGTCGGCGGCGGCGGGCTGATGGCCGGCAGCGCCACGGCGGCCAAGGCCCTGTACCCGGGGATCCGGGTGACCGGGGTCGAGCCGGAGGCCGGGGACGACACCCGGCGCTCCCTCGCCGAGGGGCGGCGCGTCGGCGTCCCGGTGCCCCGCACCATCGCCGACGGACAGGCCGTGCACATCCCGGGGGAGCTGACCTTCTCCGTGAACCGGCGGCTGGTCGACGACATCGCGCTGGTCTCCGACGACGAGATCCGCGACGCGATGCGGTTCGCCTTCGAGCGCCTGAGGATCGTGGTCGAGCCGAGCGGCGCCAGCGGGCTCGCCGCCCTGCTCGCCGGGCGGACAGGACCGCTGCCGCGCCGGGTCGGTGTGATCGTCTCGGGCGGCAACGTGGACGCCGCGCGGTTCGCCGAACTGTGCGCGCCGGGCGCCTGA
- a CDS encoding cupin domain-containing protein → MLEVKTLDKPDERRDFPRGHIEAVHLSDLDFAVATLEPGWRWSESVGPIAGTDTCQMHHNGYVLQGRLHIHMDEGAETEVGPGEVYVCTPGHDAWVVGDEQVVVFDFQGQTAREFAKK, encoded by the coding sequence ATGCTGGAAGTGAAGACGCTCGACAAGCCCGATGAGCGGCGTGATTTCCCCCGCGGCCACATCGAGGCCGTGCACCTGAGCGACCTGGACTTCGCCGTGGCCACCCTGGAGCCGGGCTGGCGCTGGAGCGAGTCGGTCGGGCCCATCGCGGGCACCGACACCTGCCAGATGCACCACAACGGCTATGTCCTCCAGGGCAGGCTGCACATCCACATGGACGAGGGTGCCGAGACCGAGGTGGGCCCCGGCGAGGTCTATGTGTGCACGCCCGGGCACGACGCCTGGGTCGTGGGCGACGAGCAGGTCGTCGTCTTCGACTTCCAGGGCCAGACGGCCCGGGAGTTCGCGAAGAAGTAG
- a CDS encoding NAD(P)-dependent alcohol dehydrogenase gives MKAVVQDRYGSADTLEFTDVDRPVPGAGEVLVRVRAASVNALDWHFMRGDPLIGRGMMGWRRPRTRIRGRDLAGVVETVGTGVTGLQPGDEVYGEADGTFAEFVCARADEIGPKPAGLTFEQAAAVPLAGNTALMALRDVAHVQKGQSVLVNGASGGVGTFAVQLAKAYGAEVTGVCSARNADLVRSLGADDVVDRAQEDFTRRSRRWDVVLDLVGNRSLGDLRRALAPTGTLVLSGGGVYEGGSVVGPMGLFLKRRVVAPFAGGQRLREVSARQSRANLAALRELAESGRVAPVVERTYELGEAAEAIRYVEVEHARAKVVITV, from the coding sequence ATGAAGGCAGTGGTCCAGGACCGGTACGGGTCGGCGGACACCCTGGAGTTCACGGACGTCGACCGGCCGGTGCCGGGCGCCGGCGAGGTCCTGGTGCGGGTGCGGGCCGCGTCCGTCAACGCCCTCGACTGGCACTTCATGCGCGGCGACCCGCTGATCGGGCGCGGCATGATGGGCTGGCGCCGGCCGCGCACCCGCATCCGGGGCCGGGATCTCGCGGGCGTCGTGGAGACGGTCGGCACCGGGGTCACGGGGCTCCAGCCCGGCGACGAGGTGTACGGCGAGGCCGACGGCACCTTCGCCGAGTTCGTGTGCGCCCGCGCCGACGAGATCGGACCAAAACCGGCCGGCCTCACCTTCGAGCAGGCCGCGGCCGTACCCCTGGCGGGGAACACCGCGCTGATGGCGCTGCGGGACGTCGCCCACGTCCAGAAGGGGCAGAGCGTGCTGGTCAACGGCGCCTCGGGCGGCGTCGGCACCTTCGCCGTCCAGCTCGCCAAGGCGTACGGCGCCGAGGTCACCGGGGTGTGCAGCGCGCGCAACGCCGACCTGGTCCGCTCACTGGGGGCCGACGACGTCGTCGACCGCGCCCAGGAGGACTTCACCCGGCGGTCCCGGCGCTGGGACGTGGTCCTGGACCTGGTGGGCAACCGCTCGCTCGGCGATCTGCGGCGCGCCCTCGCCCCCACCGGGACCCTGGTGCTGTCCGGCGGCGGGGTCTACGAGGGCGGCAGTGTCGTCGGGCCGATGGGCCTGTTCTTGAAGCGGCGGGTGGTGGCACCCTTCGCGGGCGGGCAGCGACTGCGGGAGGTGTCGGCCCGGCAGAGCCGTGCGAACCTGGCGGCCCTGCGGGAGCTGGCCGAGTCGGGGAGGGTCGCCCCGGTCGTCGAGCGGACCTACGAACTGGGCGAAGCGGCCGAGGCGATCCGGTATGTGGAGGTCGAGCACGCGCGCGCCAAAGTCGTCATCACCGTCTGA
- a CDS encoding SDR family oxidoreductase — protein sequence MTAIEGSVALVTGGSRGIGRALVAALYERGAKKVYATARDPRTVTHPDAVPLALEVTDPASVAAAAEQAQDVTLLINNAGASVNANFLDTPVDDVRREFETNFYGPLLVTRAFVPVIERNGGGHILNVHSVLSWLGIAGSYSASKAALWSMTNSLRLDVRERGIEVTGLHVGYVDTDLTAHIDAPKVTADSVAAQALDGIEADAYEVLADDISRQVKAGLAADPAVLYGQLAA from the coding sequence ATGACCGCCATCGAAGGATCCGTCGCCCTGGTCACCGGAGGCAGCCGCGGCATCGGCCGCGCCCTGGTAGCCGCCCTGTACGAGCGCGGCGCCAAGAAGGTGTACGCCACCGCCCGCGATCCGCGCACCGTCACGCACCCGGACGCCGTGCCGCTGGCCCTGGAGGTGACCGACCCCGCGTCCGTCGCCGCCGCGGCCGAGCAGGCGCAGGACGTCACCCTGCTCATCAACAACGCGGGCGCCTCGGTCAACGCGAACTTCCTGGACACGCCCGTCGACGACGTCCGGCGCGAGTTCGAGACCAACTTCTACGGGCCGCTCCTGGTGACCCGCGCCTTCGTCCCCGTCATCGAGCGCAACGGCGGCGGCCACATCCTCAACGTGCACTCCGTGCTGTCGTGGCTCGGCATCGCCGGCTCCTACAGCGCCTCGAAGGCCGCCCTGTGGTCGATGACCAACTCGCTCCGGCTCGACGTGCGCGAGCGCGGCATCGAGGTCACCGGTCTGCACGTCGGCTACGTCGACACCGATCTGACCGCCCACATCGACGCGCCCAAGGTCACCGCGGACAGCGTCGCCGCGCAGGCGCTCGACGGCATCGAGGCCGACGCCTACGAGGTGCTCGCCGACGACATCTCCCGGCAGGTCAAGGCCGGTCTGGCCGCCGACCCGGCCGTTCTCTACGGGCAGCTCGCCGCCTGA
- a CDS encoding vWA domain-containing protein: MTTPAGVAGRLTSLVGALRAHGVRIGTGESVDAARAVEALGLADRELLREGLAATLLHGTGQRQVFDPVFDLYFPRGVGGPEQPAAGREDLRERLAEALAADDRALMQRLAAEAVDGFGGYGSAPESDGWSSYQTLERLRPQTLMARVRDDVRARGGISGFTDRLLEDEIRRRIDAFRAMVAAEARRRVAERRGRDEIARRAVRPTADRVDFLFAGRDQLAELRRTVQPLARKLATRLAARRRRASRGSIDLRRTLRGSLSTGGVPMRPVLRRRRPARPELVLLCDVSGSVSGFSDFTMLLVQALHDQFSKVRVFAFVNRVDEVTGLLVHGAADPEGLGARIQSEAGVTGYHGSSDYGMALGEFAERYETAVGPRTTVFVLGDARTNMSDPNLPALRGIARRARRVYWLNPEQRSRWGTGDSAAPAYAELVEMHECRTARQLSALVGRLLPV, from the coding sequence GTGACCACGCCCGCGGGGGTGGCCGGGCGGCTGACGTCCCTCGTGGGCGCGCTGCGGGCGCACGGCGTGCGCATCGGCACCGGCGAGAGCGTGGACGCGGCCCGGGCCGTGGAGGCGCTCGGCCTCGCGGACCGGGAGCTGCTGCGCGAAGGTCTGGCCGCCACGCTGCTGCACGGCACCGGGCAGCGGCAGGTGTTCGACCCGGTCTTCGACCTGTACTTCCCGCGCGGCGTCGGGGGCCCGGAGCAGCCGGCCGCGGGCCGCGAGGATCTGCGGGAGCGGCTGGCGGAGGCGCTCGCCGCCGACGACCGGGCGCTGATGCAGCGGCTCGCCGCCGAGGCGGTCGACGGGTTCGGCGGCTACGGCTCGGCGCCGGAGTCGGACGGCTGGTCGTCGTACCAGACGCTGGAGCGGCTGCGGCCGCAGACGCTGATGGCGCGGGTCCGCGACGACGTGCGGGCGCGGGGCGGCATATCCGGGTTCACCGACCGGTTGCTGGAGGACGAGATCCGGCGCCGGATCGACGCCTTCCGGGCGATGGTGGCCGCCGAGGCGCGGCGGCGGGTGGCCGAGCGGCGCGGCCGGGACGAGATCGCCCGCCGGGCGGTGCGGCCGACCGCCGACCGGGTCGACTTCCTGTTCGCCGGCCGGGATCAGCTGGCGGAGCTGCGGCGGACGGTGCAGCCGCTCGCCCGCAAGCTCGCGACCCGGCTGGCCGCCCGGCGCCGGCGGGCCTCCCGGGGCAGCATCGATCTGCGCCGGACCCTGCGCGGTTCGCTGTCGACGGGCGGGGTGCCGATGCGGCCGGTTCTGCGCCGGCGCCGGCCCGCCCGGCCCGAACTGGTGCTGCTGTGCGATGTGTCGGGCTCGGTGTCGGGCTTCTCGGACTTCACGATGCTGCTCGTACAGGCGCTGCACGACCAGTTCTCCAAGGTGCGGGTGTTCGCCTTCGTCAACCGGGTCGACGAGGTGACCGGACTGCTGGTGCACGGGGCGGCCGACCCGGAGGGGCTGGGCGCGCGCATCCAGAGCGAGGCCGGTGTCACCGGCTACCACGGCAGCAGCGACTACGGCATGGCGCTGGGCGAGTTCGCCGAGCGGTACGAGACGGCGGTCGGACCGCGGACCACGGTGTTCGTCCTCGGTGACGCCCGCACCAACATGAGCGACCCGAATCTGCCGGCCCTGCGCGGGATCGCCCGCCGGGCGCGCCGGGTGTACTGGCTGAACCCCGAGCAGCGGTCCCGCTGGGGCACCGGCGACTCCGCCGCTCCCGCCTACGCCGAGCTGGTGGAGATGCACGAGTGCCGCACCGCCCGGCAGCTCAGCGCCCTGGTGGGGCGCCTGCTGCCGGTGTGA
- a CDS encoding AAA family ATPase, protein MFTSVDDVSARLAGTGYLASPAVATTVFLADRLGKPLLVEGPAGVGKTELAKAVAEVAGARLVRLQCYEGVDESRALYEWNHAKQLLRISAGRDETWDETRTDIFSEEFLLTRPLLTAIRGDDPKVLLIDETDKADVEVEGLLLEVLGDFQVTVPELGTIAATRRPFVVLTSNASRELSEALRRRCLFLHIGFPDEELERRIVRLKVPGLDEALARSLVRVVGALRAMDLRKVPSVAETIDWARTLLALGAGTLDETVVQATLGVLLKHQDDVLKATAKLDLDAL, encoded by the coding sequence TTGTTCACTTCCGTCGACGACGTCTCCGCGCGTCTGGCCGGGACCGGCTACCTCGCCTCGCCCGCCGTCGCCACGACCGTCTTCCTCGCCGACCGGCTCGGCAAGCCGCTGCTGGTGGAGGGCCCTGCGGGGGTGGGCAAGACCGAACTCGCCAAGGCCGTCGCCGAGGTGGCGGGCGCCCGGCTGGTACGGCTGCAGTGCTACGAGGGGGTCGACGAGTCCCGGGCGCTGTACGAGTGGAACCACGCCAAGCAGCTGCTGCGGATCAGCGCGGGCCGCGACGAGACGTGGGACGAGACCCGCACGGACATCTTCAGCGAGGAGTTCCTGCTCACCCGGCCGCTGCTGACGGCCATCCGGGGCGACGACCCGAAGGTGCTGCTGATCGACGAGACCGACAAGGCCGACGTCGAGGTGGAGGGCCTGCTCCTGGAGGTGCTCGGCGACTTCCAGGTGACGGTCCCGGAGCTCGGCACGATCGCCGCGACCCGCCGGCCGTTCGTGGTCCTCACCTCCAACGCCAGCCGGGAGCTGTCCGAGGCGCTGCGCCGCCGCTGTCTGTTCCTGCACATCGGCTTCCCGGACGAGGAGCTGGAGCGCAGGATCGTCCGGCTGAAGGTGCCCGGTCTCGACGAGGCGCTGGCCCGCTCGCTCGTCCGGGTGGTGGGCGCGCTGCGGGCCATGGACCTGCGCAAGGTGCCGTCGGTCGCCGAGACCATCGACTGGGCGCGCACCCTGCTGGCCCTCGGCGCGGGCACGCTGGACGAGACGGTCGTCCAGGCCACCCTCGGGGTGCTGCTCAAGCATCAGGACGACGTGCTCAAGGCGACCGCCAAGCTCGACCTGGACGCCCTGTGA
- a CDS encoding TetR/AcrR family transcriptional regulator, with protein MATSDKASTRDRLLDAAGELFYRDGVSIGVEALCRTAGVSKRSMYQLFASKDEVLAASLERRLPAYEADLILPEQEPGTPRERILHVFEQLEKSAAEPAYLGCPYLAALVELKDPDHPASVVARGAKDGMRDYFRAQAEQGGAGDPDLLSRQLMLVFDGANARAGAGVETLDGLTTDTVTLLLDTSGVD; from the coding sequence ATGGCCACATCAGACAAGGCGTCCACGCGGGACCGGCTCCTCGACGCGGCGGGCGAGCTCTTCTACCGCGACGGAGTGTCCATCGGCGTCGAGGCGCTGTGCCGCACCGCCGGGGTCTCGAAGCGGTCCATGTACCAGCTGTTCGCCTCCAAGGACGAGGTCCTGGCGGCCAGTCTGGAGCGTCGGCTCCCCGCGTACGAGGCCGACCTGATCCTGCCCGAGCAGGAGCCCGGGACCCCGCGCGAGCGGATCCTGCACGTGTTCGAGCAGCTGGAGAAGAGCGCGGCCGAGCCCGCCTATCTGGGCTGCCCCTACCTCGCCGCGCTGGTCGAGCTGAAGGACCCCGACCACCCGGCCAGTGTGGTCGCCCGGGGCGCCAAGGACGGGATGCGCGACTACTTCCGCGCCCAGGCCGAACAGGGCGGCGCCGGCGACCCGGACCTGCTGTCCCGTCAGCTCATGCTGGTCTTCGACGGCGCCAACGCGCGGGCCGGAGCGGGCGTCGAGACTCTGGACGGTCTGACCACGGACACGGTGACCCTGCTCCTGGACACCTCCGGAGTGGACTGA
- a CDS encoding LutC/YkgG family protein has product MSARERILGRVRRALADVPPGEDAPVERDYLRQHGKRTVEETVDLLAENLADYRAIVHRADAEELPDLIMRLLAQRGPQYVLVPPGLPPEWLSAADPTRVHDREISTARELDKVESVVTGCAVAIAETGTIVLDGSPDQGRRRITLVPDHHICVVRVPEQVVSSVPQALERLDPARPLTWISGPSATSDIELDRVEGVHGPRTLEVVLLG; this is encoded by the coding sequence GTGAGCGCCAGGGAACGGATTCTGGGCCGGGTGCGGCGGGCGCTGGCGGATGTGCCGCCGGGTGAGGACGCGCCGGTCGAACGGGACTATCTGCGTCAGCACGGGAAGCGGACCGTCGAGGAGACGGTGGACCTGCTGGCGGAGAACCTGGCGGACTACCGGGCGATCGTGCACCGCGCGGACGCGGAGGAACTTCCGGACCTGATCATGCGGTTGCTGGCCCAGCGCGGACCACAGTACGTGCTCGTGCCGCCGGGGCTGCCGCCGGAGTGGCTGTCGGCCGCTGATCCCACGCGCGTGCACGACCGCGAGATCAGCACGGCGCGAGAGCTGGACAAGGTGGAGAGCGTGGTCACCGGCTGCGCGGTCGCGATCGCCGAGACCGGCACCATCGTTCTCGACGGCTCCCCCGACCAGGGCCGCCGCCGCATCACGCTCGTCCCCGACCACCACATCTGTGTCGTGCGGGTCCCGGAGCAGGTCGTCTCGTCCGTCCCGCAGGCGCTCGAACGCCTCGACCCGGCCCGCCCGCTCACCTGGATCTCCGGGCCCTCGGCGACCAGCGACATCGAGCTCGACCGGGTGGAGGGGGTGCACGGTCCGCGCACCCTGGAGGTGGTGCTGCTGGGCTGA
- a CDS encoding LutB/LldF family L-lactate oxidation iron-sulfur protein: MSGTFVGMPAFPEAAREAVHDATLRGNLRHATHTIRAKRAKAVAEVSDWATLREAGKRIKDHTLRRLDRYLEQLEESVTAAGGTVHWAADADEANRIVADLVKATGESEVVKVKSMATQEIGLNEALEAEGIRAYETDLAELIVQLGRDRPSHILVPAIHRNRGEIRDIFRREMGEWGRPAPDRLTDTPAELTEAARLHLREKFLRAKVGISGANFMVAETGTLVVVESEGNGRMCLTLPETLISVVGIEKIVPTWRDLEVFLQTLPRSSTAERMNPYTSMWTGTTDGDGPRAFHLVLLDNGRTDTLADEVGRQALRCIRCSACLNVCPVYERAGGHAYGSVYPGPIGAILSPQLRGTGSEIDASLPYASSLCGACYEVCPVAIDIPEVLVHLRERVVEGGQVTSRGDKVVLKPAKGHAAERAAMRAARWAFSRPAALRTGQRLASRTRRLHPRTLPGPGRAWSGTRDLPQVPAEPFRDWWLRTNGGKDGAK; this comes from the coding sequence ATGAGTGGCACGTTCGTCGGGATGCCGGCGTTCCCCGAGGCCGCCCGGGAGGCGGTGCACGACGCGACGCTGCGGGGCAATCTGCGGCACGCCACGCACACCATCCGCGCCAAGCGCGCCAAGGCGGTCGCCGAGGTGTCGGACTGGGCGACGCTGCGGGAGGCGGGCAAGCGGATCAAGGACCACACGCTGCGCCGTCTGGACCGGTATCTGGAGCAGTTGGAGGAGTCGGTGACGGCGGCGGGCGGCACCGTCCACTGGGCCGCCGACGCCGACGAGGCCAACCGGATCGTGGCCGATCTGGTGAAGGCGACCGGCGAGTCGGAGGTCGTCAAGGTCAAGTCGATGGCCACCCAGGAGATCGGGCTGAACGAGGCGCTGGAGGCGGAGGGCATCCGCGCCTACGAGACCGATCTCGCCGAGCTGATCGTGCAGTTGGGCAGGGACCGGCCCTCGCACATCCTGGTCCCGGCGATCCACCGCAACCGCGGTGAGATCCGGGACATCTTCCGCCGCGAGATGGGCGAGTGGGGCCGGCCCGCCCCCGACAGGCTGACGGACACGCCCGCCGAGCTGACCGAGGCCGCCCGGCTGCATCTGCGGGAGAAGTTCCTGCGCGCGAAGGTGGGGATCTCCGGCGCCAACTTCATGGTGGCCGAGACCGGCACCCTGGTCGTCGTGGAGTCCGAGGGCAACGGGCGGATGTGCCTGACGCTGCCCGAGACACTGATCTCGGTGGTCGGCATCGAGAAGATCGTGCCCACCTGGCGGGACCTGGAGGTGTTTCTGCAGACCCTCCCCCGCTCCTCCACCGCCGAGCGCATGAACCCGTACACCTCGATGTGGACCGGCACCACCGACGGGGACGGGCCGCGCGCCTTCCATCTGGTGCTGCTCGACAACGGGCGCACCGACACCCTCGCCGACGAGGTGGGCCGGCAGGCCCTGCGCTGCATCCGCTGCTCGGCCTGCCTCAACGTGTGCCCGGTGTACGAGCGGGCCGGCGGGCACGCCTACGGCTCGGTCTACCCGGGCCCGATCGGCGCGATCCTCAGCCCCCAGCTCCGGGGTACGGGGAGCGAGATCGACGCGTCGCTGCCGTACGCCTCGTCGCTGTGCGGTGCCTGCTACGAGGTGTGCCCGGTCGCCATCGACATCCCCGAGGTGCTGGTGCATCTGCGGGAGCGGGTCGTCGAGGGCGGCCAGGTGACCTCGCGGGGCGACAAGGTGGTCCTCAAGCCGGCGAAGGGGCACGCGGCCGAGCGCGCGGCGATGCGGGCCGCGCGATGGGCGTTCAGCCGTCCGGCGGCTCTGCGCACCGGCCAGAGGCTCGCCTCGCGCACCCGGCGGCTGCATCCGCGGACGCTGCCGGGACCCGGCCGGGCGTGGAGCGGGACGCGGGATCTGCCGCAGGTGCCGGCGGAGCCGTTCCGGGACTGGTGGCTGCGGACGAACGGCGGAAAGGACGGAGCGAAGTGA
- a CDS encoding (Fe-S)-binding protein, translated as MRVALFLTCVNDTLYPDTGRAVVKLLTRLGVDVDFPMAQTCCGQAHYNTGYRHEAEPLARHFSDVFGEYDAIVTPSGSCGAMVRELYPRMGERARAEGRGDSLAATLAPVVPRTYELTEFLVDVLEVTDVGAYYPHRVTYHPTCHGLRSLGLGERPLRLLRAVEGLELAELPGAEECCGFGGTFALKNPDVSAAMGADKVRNAASTGAEVLCAADNSCLMHIGGTMARLRTGMRPVHIAEILASTKEDPAV; from the coding sequence ATGCGTGTCGCCCTGTTCCTGACCTGTGTCAACGACACGCTCTATCCGGACACCGGCCGTGCCGTGGTGAAACTGCTGACCAGACTGGGCGTCGACGTCGACTTCCCGATGGCGCAGACCTGTTGCGGGCAGGCCCACTACAACACCGGCTACCGGCATGAGGCGGAGCCGTTGGCGCGGCATTTCTCCGATGTCTTCGGGGAGTACGACGCGATCGTCACCCCGTCGGGCTCGTGCGGGGCGATGGTGCGGGAGCTGTATCCGCGGATGGGCGAGCGGGCCCGGGCCGAGGGGCGCGGCGACTCGCTCGCGGCCACGCTGGCCCCGGTGGTGCCCCGGACGTACGAGCTGACGGAGTTCCTGGTGGACGTGCTGGAGGTGACGGACGTCGGGGCGTACTACCCGCACCGGGTGACGTACCACCCGACCTGTCACGGGCTGCGGTCGCTGGGGCTCGGCGAGCGGCCGCTGCGGCTGCTGCGGGCCGTCGAGGGCCTGGAGCTGGCCGAGCTGCCGGGCGCGGAGGAGTGCTGCGGCTTCGGCGGCACCTTCGCGCTGAAGAACCCGGACGTCTCGGCGGCGATGGGCGCGGACAAGGTGCGCAACGCCGCGTCGACGGGCGCCGAGGTGCTGTGCGCGGCCGACAACTCCTGTCTGATGCACATCGGCGGCACCATGGCCCGGCTGCGGACGGGGATGCGGCCGGTGCACATCGCGGAGATCCTGGCGAGCACGAAGGAGGACCCGGCCGTATGA